Below is a window of Virgibacillus sp. NKC19-3 DNA.
CGCAGATGGCAAAACAGGATGAGCGAACAACATTCATTCGGCAAAAAGGGATGTTTTATTCTTATTTTGCGATTATCTTTTATCTTATTCTCCTCATGTCGCTTATTTATTTTAACATCTTGGTTATCAGTGCCCTTCATGCGGTCATGTTGATAACATTTTTGGTTGTTAGTACGGTATTTATTTCAATGGTTGTCGTGTCTAAAATTTACTAGAAGGGGTGATTCCATGTCTACTGCTGCATATTTCATTTGGGGAATTGCATTGATAGTATCTGTTGGAAGTGCTGTAATTTTACACAAGAACCGAAAAGATAACGGGGACGTTTCCAAAAAAGGAATGAAACTGTTTTGGATGTTACTTACTGCATTATTCATCGTGATAATTGTTGTCATAACAAACGATAACTGAAATACATAAAGGGAACAAGAGAGAATTGACTTGGAAAGAAAAAGATTTAGAAGAGAAAAATGATTCGTTCAAATATAGTCGATATACGTTTGTCGCAAATGCTTGGATTGCCAAAAAAGTAAGGTTTTTAAGCATCTTGGACAGAAGATTGGCTGGGAAAGTTTTCCTTGGAGGATGGAATATTAAGTGTTTAAAATACAATTCCCAAAAGCGAGTAAATACGATAAACAGTTAAAATGGTAATTCAAAATATTTTTAACACAAACGAATCTTATCTATAGTATATCAGAATCATTTGTTACCCCAATTTAAGGGGAGGAGATAATTTTGGCTCTCTTAGCAGAAATTTTACAATATACAGCTTACTTATTATTTCTTTTTGTAACAGTTTTCTTTATAAGAAAGATTGATAAAGTTAAGAAGCAGAGGTAGCTTTCGACTTCTGAGAAAGTAATGTATACCATGGCAATGACAGGAATGTTATTTATCGCAATTAGTATGATAATTACAACGTTTGTTAGTTAATCAGACGAACCATTTATTTCTGTTATTGGACGCTGGTACATAAGGAAGGGTACGAAGAAAATATTTGATTAAAAATACGCTTACCCATTCTAAAAATTAGAAATAAGCAAGCGTGCTTTTTGTAGAATATGGAGCTGACGGGGCTCGAACCCGTGACCTTTTGTCTGCCAGACAAATATTCTCCCTACTGAACTACAGCCCCCGATGGATATTTTTTATCATATCATCCAGAATATAGTTTACATGCTTTTTACGCCTTTTTCAAGTATATTGATAGAAGAATTCGTGGTGAATTTTGAAAGAAATGGGGCTTATTGGCTTAGAGAAAATAAATACGGCGCACTTGCCTCGATGATTGCGGGAGTGGATTGTATGTGTTATCGATACATTTTCTCCCACAGCCACTGGGGTTGCTTTCGATCGTGCTGCTGTTACCCTTTTCGCTTATAGCTTATGTTGTGGTGGGGCGTAATGAAACGCAGATGAAAAATGGGTTCTCTGTCAAATGTTGGGGTGAGCGTATGCTCACTCCTTATTATTATGCCACCCGAATATCCAGCTTTTTATATTGATGATGCAGTAATACCTTCGCCCGAAAGCGATCAAATCGTTTAAAGCCAAATGCATTACGCTTAAGAACCTTGGTTTGGTTATTAATCCCCTCAATATAGCCGTTATGCAGTTCAAAACCAAACGTATTCATAATTTCCTTCTGCCAATTCTGCAGGGTCCCGATAGCCTGTTCAAATTCCGTAACACCCGATTCTCGAACTAGGTCATAGAATTCATAAAGATGCGCTTTCGTTGCACCCAAGTGTTTCGAGCCATTCTCTTTAGCTGTCTCAAACCATAATCGATAAGCCTCTTTAAGTTGGTAAGCCCGTTTCAAATAGGCAGATTTTTGTAAGTATCGTTCCAGATACCAGGCTTGTTTGTCTGTTAATGTCTCCGGCTGTTTATAAAATACATGTTTCATCCGTTTACATTTTTTGCGATCATAATCATCAAAAGCATTTTGTTCCTGTCTTCTGACCCTTTCTAAAGCCCAATAGATATACCGACAAAAATGGAAGCGATCCGCGATGATAATAGGATGCCCCAAAGCTTGATCAACAGCGGCCTTAAACGAATGGCTCATATCCATCACGACCATCTTTACGCGTTCACCATGTTTCCGTAAATAATTCTTTACCGTTTCTTTCCTACGGTCTGCCAGTATTTCCAACGGTTTTCTATTTACGGGATCGGCAATAATCGTCTGATATGTTTCTCCACCGGCATCCCCTTTGTATTCATCAATGGCAATCACATCCGGTAATGTTTGTGTTTCATCCAACAGCGGGGCCGTAATATAATCGAACCGTCGAATAACGGTGGTTGGGGATGTATCAAATCGATGAGCAACATCCCTGAAACTTTTTCCGTGAATAAGCTCCATCGCTACGGCCTGTTTCATCTCCATGGACTGTCGCTGATAACGCTCCACTAAGGGGTTATCCTCATAAAAACGCTTCCCGCAACCGGATCGGCAAACATAGCGTCGCTTACGATAGAAAACATAAACCTGTCTGCCAAATATACGGGTATGTTGAATCTTTTGTACCCGGTAATCATGGACATTTGATGTATAAGCACCACAAGCCGGACAACGATGGTTTTTTACTTCCCTATCAACATGAAGATAATAGATGCCGTCAACTTCTTCTGACTTTTGGATCGTAAAGGCTTCAAATCCTGGTAAATGAATGTTAGAATTCAATTGCACGCACTCCTTTTGTATCTGTTTTTTCGCTAACTTCAGTTTAACAAATAAGGAGCTCGCGTGCTTTATATTATTCAGAAAATGATTCACACCCCAACATATATTGTAGAACCGAAAATGTTGGATGTAAAATAGAAAGGGCGAGCTTGCATTAGCTCGCCCGTATTGTTCTTGCCTAGGAAATTATAAAATTATTTGCTTGGGCATAATTTGATTTCCAAAAGTAGCCACATCCGGCTCCAGCGCCCAGCAATAGCAAGTCTTTTGGTGGGACGAGCTTTAGCGCAGTCCCAAGTCTTTTGGTGGGACGAGCATCCGCGCAGTCCCAAACTTCACACTTCTCTATTACGATAAAGAAGACTTGCCGATTGGCTCTGCCAGAGGCTTAGTCGCACTTATACCCTTGGGGTGAAAGTCAACATCGGCTCACTTGACAAAGGAAGGCCGACTAGGAACGGCCTTGCCGGCCAACGCACGGCTCCCCTGATGCAGGGGCATGTTTCCTTTTCGCCTTCCAAGCATAAGATTCACTTTGACTTTCACCACTACTGGTGATAAGTCAAGTTCATCTAATCTCACTGCGAAGTGTTCCAGTTTGTGCGTTGCTAACCGGGCACCTTCGCCTTTGTTCTTCATTTATTTTATTTCCTGATTAAAATTCATAAAATAATTTAAAGACGCATCGTTCGCTAAGGAGCCTATATTAACGACCTGTTCAAGTGGCTTTCCCATTAATAGTTTTTTAACGGGAATTTCTAACTTTTTGCCGTTTAATGTTTTGGGTAAATCAGGCACTTCATAAATGCCAGTTGGAACATGACGTGGTGAACATTGTTCCTTGATTTGGTGTTTAATCTCTTGATAAATGTCATCTGTCAGCTTATAGCCGTCCGCCATTACAACAAACAGTGGTGTGAACGAATCACTATTATTCGTTGGAATATCCACGATCAAACTATCCGCGATTTCCTTTATCTGATCGACTGCCCGGTAGATTTCGCTTGTTCCGATTCGAACGCCACCACGGTTAATCGTCGCATCGGAGCGCCCGTAAATAACACATGTCCCACGGTCTGTGATTTTTAAGTAATCACCATGTCGCCAAATTCCCGGATACATATCGAAATAACTGTCATGCAGACGACTTCCGTCCGCATCATTCCAAAAGTAAATCGGCATCGATGGAAAAGGTTCGGTGAGTACTAATTCGCCTACTTCTTCTATTTCAGGCTCGCCATTATCGTTAAAACTTTCAATTTTAGCACCAAGCCCCCGGCACTGTAATTCTCCGGCATAAACCGGTAAAATCGGTGCACCTAAAATAAAAGCGGTGCATACGTCCGTCCCTCCACTCGAGGAAGCAATCCACAAATCCTCTTTTACATTTTCGTAGCACCACTGAAAGCCTTCTGGTGGTAATGGCGATCCTGTGGAACTAATATTTTTTAAATAACGAAGGTCAAATTCTTCGCCCGGTTTGAATGCATCATCTTTCATACAAGATGTGATATAGCTGGCGCTCGTTCCAAAGACGGTCATTTTTGTGTCTGCAGCAAACTTCCATAGCATCTTTTTATCCGGATAGGCGGGATTTCCATCATATAAAATAATCGTGCTACCTGTAAGAAGTCCTCCTACCAGGAAATTCCACATCATCCAACCGGTTGTTGTAAACCAGAAGAACCGATCATCTTCACCTAAGTCTACATGGAAGGTGAGCGCTTTTAGATGTTCGATTAAAATGCCGCCTTGGCTTTGAACGATGGGTTTCGGCCTTCCAGTTGTTCCCGATGAAAATAATACCCATAATGGGTCATTGAATGGAACGTGAACATATGTGAGCGTGTGTTGTTCATTTGTTTGTACAGCGTCTGACCAAGGTATAACATTTTTCCAGCCACGTAAATCCGGATTGCCGTTTAGATAAGGAACGACAATGGTTGCTTCCAAGCTTGGTAGCTCTGATTGAATGTTTGCTACAACGCTTGTACGGTCATAATTCTTTCCGTTATAGCTATAGCCGTCAACGGTAATCATCACTTTTGGCTCGATTTGTTTAAAACGGTCGATGACACTTTGTGTTCCGAAATCAGGGGAAGCACTTGACCAAATAGCACCCAAACTGGCTGTTGCTAAGAAGGCAACCACGGATTCATAGATATTAGCCACATAGGCGACAACACGATCCCCTTTTTGGACGCCTAAATGTTGCAGAGTATGCTGTAGTGCTGCGGTTTCTTGATAAAGTTGCTTCCAGGTAACTTCCGATTTCTCCCGTATTTCAGAAGCATGAATAATCGCTGCTTTATTCGCGTCTCGGTTTCTGAAAATATGCTCCGTATAATTAATGGTTGCATTCGGAAACCATTTGGCACCAGGCATTTGATGTGACGTCAATACCGCCTCATAAGATTGTTTGGATTGAATATCAAAGTATTCCCACTGTGACTGCCAGAAAGCTTCGACCTCATTTACGGACCATTTCCACAAGGAATGATAATCGTCAAAATAAATGTCTTTTTGTTCTCTTAACCACTTCATATAATCGTAAAGGAATGATTGCTGTTTCCAGTCCTCATTAGGTTCCCATAGTAATGTACCTTCCTCTATATGCCCCATCTAACCCCTCCTGAATATAATGATCATTAACTCCATTATATGAAATCGCTTACCTCTATGTAAAGCGAAGGATATTTGACAAAATACGGGGAGTGCCAAGCTCCTTCATTTCTTTTTCCGTACTTCTTCATTTAACGAGGCTTCTATTTTTTTAAAGTATATAAACCACCCAGTCCAAACGAGGATATAGATCAGGATCCATATGAGTGCGCTCGTAATAATGGCAAATGGTGTAAATGGCACCCATTCAGCAGAAAACGCAATGATAAAATAAACAGCGATTGATAGGCTAAAATGGATAGCGGTCGTTTTTAAATGACTCCAATTATCCACCTCAAAGATAAACGAAGATAATCCAAAATAAATGCCGATAATCAAACTTCCCAGCATACTTATCCAAATGTCGGATACCGTAGCTTCTATGTGATTAAATTTGAGAATGGAAAGAACAACAAAGGTCCAAACGCCACCAACAGCGATCCCGCTCGTAACCCGCTTTAACGCTTCAACGATCATCAGCTTGCCCACCCTTCGCCAGCTTTTCTTTTATAGCTGCTACATATTTCCTTGTAACGTATTCCTTGTTCCCTGTATGAAAGTAAACACAAAGGCCATTAAAGGATAATTCAAAGCGCTCAATACGATTGATATTGCCAATAACAGATTTGGAAAAGCGTGTAAAATCATGAGGAGCAAGCATTTCTTCTACTTCATAAAGCTTCATTTTTATTTCAATCGTACGATCGTTTAATACGGCAAATATCTTTCTTTTTTCCGCATAGACATAATCAATCTCACTAGGATCCAGCAGCACTGTCTGATCGGATTCAATGCCAAATAAACGCTGCTGTTTGCGCTTCTTTACGACCTTTACAATTTCCTCCAGCTCCTCTGTCCATTCCTTCGCTTGAATGGTTACCGAAGTTTCCTCATACGTATCGTCGATATCAATATTTACTTTCATCAGGTCATTCCCCCAGTATTTCTAACCTCTGGCCTGTTTTAAAAAGAAAGGATAACGCAGTAATGCGATGATAAATCCTACCAATCCAAATCCAAATAGGATGAGGGCAATTTGAAAGAGTTCCATAGCTGGCAATGTGCCTTTCATAGCTTCCTGGAACCCCTGATGTGCCCAGAATTGTGGCAGGAATTTACTGATCGTTTGCATGAATGCAGGCATCGTCTCGAGTGGCATCATCTGTCCGCCAAGAAACCCTCCACCAAGCGCGACTACCTGTGTGATCGCTATCCCCATGTTATTTGTTTTTACAAGTAACGCAAGCGCAAGTCCTATTCCAGTTACCGTAAATGTTAAGAATACAGCTAATAGCAGCAAGTAAAATGGCTGCTCCAAAGGGATATTATAGACGAGCTTGCCGAATAACAGCAAGATGACAATCTGTATAAAAACAATAATCATGTTCGGAATCCATTTCCCCAGTAAATATAAATAGGGGGAGAGCGGCGTGCTTGCGATCCTGGCTGTCATCCCGAGATTCCGATCCCTCAGCACCGCCTCAGCCATGTTAATCAGGATGAAAAACACAAACATAACCGTATAGCCCGGTACAATCGATAGAATAATTTGGTCGCGTACGGCTGCTTCCGTTCCAGAAGTAAGCCCAGCGATAAATAAAACCGTGAAAATAATTGGCAAAATCAACATCCAAAATAATAGACCTCTGTCTTGCAGGTACTTTTTCATGTCGATAAAAATCAATGCGCCCATGGTAAAACCTCCCTATTAGTGTAACATACTTAATCTCGCAGTTGACTGCCGGTTAAATCAAAGAAAACGTCTTCCAGTCGCGGCTGAACGAGTGCTAATTGTTCTAATGGCACGTTGTTGCTTTGACAATGTTGTAAAACGGCTTTCATTGCTTCCAGTGGGGTGCTGGTGGATAGTACATATCCGCCGTCCTTGTTTCCAACTGTCCCAAACTTCCGGATGTTGTCCGGCAAACTGTTTTCCCCTTTTATAAAAATAGAAGGGGATGCATGCATTTGTAGTAAATGTTCAATACTTCCCTTTTCAACGATTTCTCCCTGATCGATGAATGCCACTTCATCACATAGCTGTTCGACTTCTTCCATATAATGGCTGGCATACAAAACCGTAC
It encodes the following:
- a CDS encoding DUF3021 domain-containing protein encodes the protein MIVEALKRVTSGIAVGGVWTFVVLSILKFNHIEATVSDIWISMLGSLIIGIYFGLSSFIFEVDNWSHLKTTAIHFSLSIAVYFIIAFSAEWVPFTPFAIITSALIWILIYILVWTGWFIYFKKIEASLNEEVRKKK
- a CDS encoding LytTR family DNA-binding domain-containing protein — encoded protein: MKVNIDIDDTYEETSVTIQAKEWTEELEEIVKVVKKRKQQRLFGIESDQTVLLDPSEIDYVYAEKRKIFAVLNDRTIEIKMKLYEVEEMLAPHDFTRFSKSVIGNINRIERFELSFNGLCVYFHTGNKEYVTRKYVAAIKEKLAKGGQADDR
- a CDS encoding ABC transporter permease yields the protein MGALIFIDMKKYLQDRGLLFWMLILPIIFTVLFIAGLTSGTEAAVRDQIILSIVPGYTVMFVFFILINMAEAVLRDRNLGMTARIASTPLSPYLYLLGKWIPNMIIVFIQIVILLLFGKLVYNIPLEQPFYLLLLAVFLTFTVTGIGLALALLVKTNNMGIAITQVVALGGGFLGGQMMPLETMPAFMQTISKFLPQFWAHQGFQEAMKGTLPAMELFQIALILFGFGLVGFIIALLRYPFFLKQARG
- a CDS encoding ISL3 family transposase, which translates into the protein MQLNSNIHLPGFEAFTIQKSEEVDGIYYLHVDREVKNHRCPACGAYTSNVHDYRVQKIQHTRIFGRQVYVFYRKRRYVCRSGCGKRFYEDNPLVERYQRQSMEMKQAVAMELIHGKSFRDVAHRFDTSPTTVIRRFDYITAPLLDETQTLPDVIAIDEYKGDAGGETYQTIIADPVNRKPLEILADRRKETVKNYLRKHGERVKMVVMDMSHSFKAAVDQALGHPIIIADRFHFCRYIYWALERVRRQEQNAFDDYDRKKCKRMKHVFYKQPETLTDKQAWYLERYLQKSAYLKRAYQLKEAYRLWFETAKENGSKHLGATKAHLYEFYDLVRESGVTEFEQAIGTLQNWQKEIMNTFGFELHNGYIEGINNQTKVLKRNAFGFKRFDRFRAKVLLHHQYKKLDIRVA
- a CDS encoding permease, whose product is MNYRRIYFILGCLFLIFTGIGIAISFGAGEFRIMQIYPPTMISVICICNGYLAPQMAKQDERTTFIRQKGMFYSYFAIIFYLILLMSLIYFNILVISALHAVMLITFLVVSTVFISMVVVSKIY